The Falco biarmicus isolate bFalBia1 chromosome 1, bFalBia1.pri, whole genome shotgun sequence DNA segment GCAAGGGGCTCCAGGGGGatgggccaggcagggctggtagggcagagggcagcacagcaggtccCAGGGGATAAGCAGTTAGAaaagaggcagaggagaaacgGGGCACTGCGGGACTCCTTGCTGTCTCCCTAAGAGCtgctggcatggggctgggcCAGGCAAGAGGGTGCAGGCATACCTGGGAGGAGATGGTGAGGGCAAAGTCTCCCGCACAGCTGCAGTGCACGGGCATGTGTGTCTCCTTCACACCATGACACTTCTTGCACACCTGGTGGCCAAGGAGTTTTTGGTGTGACAGGAGACGAGGCCAAGCCCCTCTGCCAGGGGCAAAGTGAATGTGTCCAGCCTCAACCAGCCAGGGGGAGGGGCAGAGTAGAGAAGCCCTACACTCACCAGGTCCTGCAGCACGAAGGCCATCAGCTTCTTCTGCAGGGCTTCCACCAGCGCTGTTTCGATAGCATCGAAGTCATACTGTGCCTGGCAGTTGGGGCAgacccagccaggcagcaccaACCGATCCTAAGGGCAAAGAGGAAGGAGCTGAGCACCAAGAGTCCCAAGCACTGAGATGTTGTGTCTAGTTTCTGGAGAGGACACAGCATCAGCCTAAGCCACAGGTGCTCAGCTCAGACCTGAGCTGCTAGAAAAGGAGGTGAACAGAAAACAGCCTTTAGGTGAAGCTGATcaccagcagcaagcagagctgcAACTCTGGTGTTGAGAAGATGGGGAATGTGACTGACCCGCCTCCAGCATTGCCATGCTGGGGCCTCTGGTGTCCCCAGGAAAAGAGGCTGCACCTGGGAGACGGCAGGGTCCTTGCACAGGTCCAAGTCCCTGCAGAAGTTGCAGTTCCTGCAGATAACTTCAGGGAGTACATAGGAGCGGCAAGGGTCCCGGAACTGGGCTTCTTCTGAGAACTCGCCCACCTCGATGAGGCGCAGCAGGTCCCGGCGCAGTTTGTTCACCTGGTTGGTTATGTTGGCATCCAGGGATAGGACCTACAAGAATAAGAGCCAGATGAGCCTACCAGTAGAGGAGAGTGTCCTCACTGGGACAGCTCATATCCTCGTGACCTCATACGGATGGGCAAGACAAACTGGTTGTAGATCACTCCTGGATGGAAGCCGTGGCAAATCTGAGCCATAGCCAAGGACCAGAATTTGAGCCCTGGCTGCAAACCCTTAGAAAGGGGGCCTGGCCCACCATGCTGACCTTGCAAACATATTTGATGAACTCCAGAGCTGGATTGTTGAGTGGCAAGTAGGAGCCAGGCAGCACCGGGAACAAGTCTGACGGCTTACTGGTGTTACGAGAACCAGCCATCTTCTTCTGGATCTTCTGGGTGATGGTAAAGAAGCTCTGGGTGAGCTCATTGGCCACGTAGTCCTGCGAGAAAGCGATCATGCCTAGAGAGACAGAGAAGACAGTGCTTCAGCCGTATGATGGCGTATCAGGACAGTAAGGTGAgtggctctgccagcaccaggacTACCCCCATGGTTCAGCACTCACCAGGCATGGCCCCCATCTCCCCCAGTGCCTCCTGGGACACCTGACTGGTGCTCCTCCTCTTGATGGGGGTGCTCCCAGGGGCATTGCGTCGCAGCTCCTCCTTCATGCTGTGGTACACAGCCACAGTGTAGGCTGGGGAGAAACAGGCAaggctccagctccagcccacaccagcagcCACCTTGCTGCAGGCTCTCCCTGGCACCAGGGAGGCACGAGCAACCCCATCCCCTTGTCCCCTCCCCTCGCTGGGACAGCTCACCTGACACGATCATCAGGAAGTAGctctggcaggaggcagcctggggcaggaaCTGTGCGATGTTCCAGctgttctccagctgctcttccacGTTCggctccccttcctcctcctcttcttcctccactGCCACCTCTTCCTCGCTGTCTTCCTCCTCCGATGCTTGCCTCTTGCTGGTGTCCTTCTGGAGGAGCCAGTGACATCACAGTAGTTCCTCAtgcccagccagcacctccctactcagctcagcccccagcaccctgcttcTGGGAGGACTGACCGCTTTCTGTCTCTTACCTCCCCATAGTGGATGCAAGGATTCACTTTTCCTTTGATACCTCCATAATTTGCTGGATCCATCCAGAGCAGGAACTCCCAGCAGCGGGAGAAGGAGATGGTCAGGGAGTGGAAGATCTCCTTGGAATGGATGCTGGAGGAAAGAGACTGCAGTCAGCCACAGCGTTGGCATTGTCCCTAGTAGTTCGGAGCCTTCTCTGTGGAACAGCCTGGGAAGGAGGTGGTGCTGGCAAGGAGAAAGGGGGTTCCCCTCTCCCATCCGCTGTTGGGCACCCCAGGGGAAGCCATGCCCAAGGAATCTTGGGTCCCTATTCTGGTGCCTGCACCATGGCTGGGATGCTGAGACCCAGCTAGGGGATGAGGTGCTGGGCACCTTAGGTTCTCTTGAAGGTCTCTTCTGGATTGAATCCTATGGGTATTCTTGGAATATTACCTATAGAGGACAGCTAAGGGACAGTTCCCTACTCCAGGCATGACAGCAAGAAAACTGGGAAGCTTTGTCCCTTCAGTAGCttcaccaaaggaaaaaaacccccatcaGTTCAGTGCTGAGGCACatcagaaggcaaaaaaatcagcatcttcCTTCCTGGCCCCAAGCCCCGCCTCAGCTCCATCATCTGAAAGCCTTCACCTCCAGGCCGAGCTAGGCAAGCACATCCCACCTGTTGATGATGTACTCCATGTAGCTGATAGCATCCTCGATGCGCCGTTTCTTGGTGCACAGAATGATCCGGTTGAAGTTGGCATAAACCACTGAGGAGCCCAGACGCTTGAACTCGGCCaccagcctgcaggcagggcacaATAGCACGAGTcagcaggcaggaaagcaaagacCAAGGAGCAGATGCAACCTCTGGAGGACATGCTGATCCAGCCCAGTCAGGAGTCATGCATATCAGTGATGGCATGCACAGGAGCTCACCACACAGTATGAACAGTATGGGAGGCCCAGCCTACTGCCCACCTCTCTGGAGGCTGTGGCAGAGAGTGATtgtgggtgccagcagcaccctggtcACTAATGCCACACCTGTCCCTTCTGCGTTGACCAGCCTGGCATGCTCCAGGTCTCACTTACTGCAGGAAAAGCTTCTTCATCATGTTGTGGAGTGTGCGGTGCAGCGCGGGGTCATacagcagggaagaaggagAGCGGAGCCAGCGGTAAAAGTGGATGACCTGGTTGTCTGCATAGATGTTGTGATATTGCGTGATCTCCTTCACCCAGCTCACCACCATGCTCTTCAGGATcctgccagggagcagcaacCAGCATCACCCCACCAGCCATGAGCAACCCCTTCCCCCTTCCAGACAGGAACATGTTTTCAGTATGCTGGAGGACCCAGAGCAGAGACATGTGAGCCCTTGGCCCATGAGCCACAGGGTAAATATGTGCCTCTATAACCTGGTGGAGCatgaagaaaggagaaacaagaaagGACAAAGTCTTCACCAACATCCCTGTACATCTGCTGGCTGAGCCACCAAGCAGTTCTGAGCCCAGGATCTTCAAAAGCCTGTTGGAGAAgatgcctgccctgccctcgaGATCTGAATTTATACTTGGGAGCACTCCACAAGCCCCATTGCTGGCATAAGTCTGGAGGGAATGAGAGACAGGACCCTGGAAAAGGACCTGCCAGGATGGAGACCAGGTGTTCCATCTCCTGATAGCTTCTAGAGCCATACCTGAAAGTGTTGGAGCACAGGGCAGTTTCATCATAGCTAGCTGGGATGTTGGCAGCTTGGTTCCCTGTCACCATGTCTTCTAGGGATGCCTGCTGAATCACGTCAAAGCTGATGCTCATGCTGGAGCCTCCTTCCATGTCATTTATGTGGTGGGACTGCAACACTGTGTTTACAGCCAGGCTCTGGATGTCCAGCTCCAGACACACTAACAGCAAACACAACCTCTCAGCAGGCAGGGCAAACAACAAACGAGGacatcctccctgcccctctgccagAAGTGCTTTTCACAGTTATAAGGGTAATCTATAGGTGTTGCTGTAGCAAGTGGGGAGATGCTTTCACAGGTTAGACTGTGTTGACCAGCACTTGTCTTTCAACAAGATCTGCTAaccctctgggtttttttctggaagctgcagcagaggagctcAGAAGAACTGACTACCACTCAAGCTGCTTCTCCCTTTGAGAGAGACCTGTCCTAGGGTCAACCAGGTATTACCAGCTGAGCTAGTCTGTCCTTGGGCTGACACACTGCAGGTGGTCTTTGTGTTGCTGTCCGTGGCCATGAACTGGGAAAAAGCGTGTATTCAGGTGCCTGCACACAATTGCAGGTGAGACCTCCCTGCCCCCAGGACATGCCCCTTGCCCACATCACTGCTGCAACTTTAAAGCTGCTGGGGACCACTGTCAACACAGAGACTCTTTAGAGACTGCATCCATCCCTCCACAGGGCTTGCAGAGCAGGATCCAGCTCTGCCCCTACTCAGTGCTACCACCCTACTTCCTCCTCACCTGTGGAGTAGCAGCCAGGGTTGTTTATCTCCACGGAGGCTCTTTCATCAAACTCCATGACTAGGCGGTTGTCATCAGCCTCCTTACCCCCCAGGTCCGGGCGGGCCGTGGGCGAGAGCCACAGCAAGTGGTTGTGACGACGAAGGTGGCGTGAGAAGAACAGGTCAGAGCCAAAGGTAGAGATGTCATCAGGGAGGTTCCCAACGGGGATGTGGTAGTACCTGGGGCACAGACAGGCAAATGGTCATTGGGCTTAGCGCTGCTGCAAAGACAGGGGCCCCCGTCTGTCCTCTCCAGGAATGAGGCAGCCTCCTGTGGTCCCACCaagggcacagcagccccagggaaaCATGGCCACCCCAGGCACCTGCTCATCTCGAAAGCCTGGGAGAGGCAGGTGTCCAGGTTGAGGTAGTGGCGGATCATGCGGCGGGCAGCATGGCGCTGCCAGTCCAGGACCGAGTAGTTGATGTCATCTACCAGCCGGATGGGGACCAAAGGGAACTCCTTGATGATGGGGATTCCACTTGCCAGCCGTTTCAGGTCCCAGTTAGACTGCACAGCAACCAGTGTGGGGCCCCGGTGCTCGTCCTGCATGAAGGAGGACATGTCCTGGTGCACTTCTCCAGCGAGTGTCTCTGCTCAGCAGGAAACCTCATGGTGGGGACAGCACAACCCAGCACTTCTGAAGCACCCACCTCCATGCAACCAGCTCTCCAGCTGAGCACAGGGATGAGGGGAGATGCTGAGGTAACCTCACTGCTGGCACTACCCTAGGCAAGCCAGCCCAAGCAAGGCAAAGCCCTTGAGCAACACCCACTTCTAACCCTGACCTTCGGGCCAGCAGCTACATACAGGCGCTGTAGGAAATGGTGCACCAGTGCCTTCCACAGCATTCTCCCCTTCCCACATGCCTGCGTGGACAAGGTCCCATGGGGATCTTCCTCACGCCTTCATCTCACCTTGTagcccagcagcagccgctGGATGGCTCTGTAGATGGCCTTGGGGTCGGTCTCGGCACGCACTTCAAAGGTGTGCTTGTCTGGGGGCAGCAGGTCTTCACCCACCTTTTCCAGCAGTGCACTGCGCTCCGCTGAGAACAGGGTGGTGAGATTCGGCATCTGGTTGCTGCGCACCTGCACCCAAGGGGGACCAGGTtggagctgggggagagggaCCCCAGCCTGCGCAGTCCTCTCCCCTCTGTATATCATGTGATGCCTTCCACTAGTCCTGCCAAACTGCAGCAGGGATGTGCGATGCGTGGAGAAATCTCCTGTTGCCTGACCCCCAGGGtagaatcataggatggtttgggtcggaagggacctttaaaggccatctagtccaacccccctgcaacGAGCAGGAACATCTGCAactagatcaggctgctcagagctccCCCCGTCcggcctggccttgagcccttccagggatgggacacctacaacctccctgggcaacctgtgccagtgttccACTATCTCACAGTagaacatttcttccttttatctcACCTGAATCTAcaccctcttttagtttaaaaccattaacccatgtcctattgctacagcccctactaaaaagtctgtccccatctttctcatAAGCCCCCgtcaggcactggcaggctgctctaaggtctccctgcagccttctcttctccaggctggacaaccccaaatctctcagcctgtcctcacaggaggTGTCCCTCCTCTAACAGGTCCACGTCCTTCCTCTGatggggaccccagagctgggcgcagcgctgcaggtggggtctcacgagagcagaggggcagcatcccctccctcgccctgctggccatgctgctggggatgcagcccaggacatggttggctttctgggctgccagCAAACCCTGCCGGGTTACGTCtggcttttcatccaccagcatcCCGAGTCCCCCAGCCTCTGGAGTCCCACCTTACCTTGTCCATCACAAAGACAGCAGCCTTGCGCTGCGAGGGGATGAAGAGACCCAAGAGTGCCTTGCTGCCCTGGAAGCTGTGGTAGAGGTAGATGTGACGAATACTCCCTAGGGGGACACAGCATACAGTGTCAGTGGTGCCCGTGGGCACCAGGTCCCAGGTGTGCCAGGAGCATCTCTCCCAGGGTGCCTCACCTGGCTCCAGGTAAGTGAATTGGGCCAGCGAGCGCATCTCCAGGTGCTCAATGTCAAAAGTTTCAGTCTCTCGCCCTGCCAGGTGCCCAACCAGCTGCCTGCTGACTGTGCACACACAGCCCAAGTGGATCAGGGCACGGAGGAGGAGTGGCACCTGTAACAACGGGGAGAGACACGGTGGAACAACATTCCGCTACCAAAGTCCTTTTGGGTGTTTCAAGCCTAGAATGACACAGCTTAAAAGCCACAGGTAGGACATACCAGAGGTGCCTCCAGCATGAGTTTGGTATTATCACCCTTGTCAGTGCTGGAGACACAGAACAGGTTTCTTAATTCACCTGCATTCCTACCTAGCTTCGGATCCCACCAtcaagggcagcagcaggtacTTTGGAGGATGTGTGGCTATCTGGGCAATCTCACAGATCTGCAACTTGTGTTTTGGCTCTCCTTTGAGACAAAACCTTCACCTGAACCACCAAATAATTGGCACAGAGGGAGATCCACCACTGATTTGCCCTGTTTAATCAACCCTACAGCTGCAAACTCCACTGCTGCAAAAGGCACCTGAATGACTTGCTGTAAGAAGCCATAAACGCTCCTCACCTAATCACGCTTCCCTCATGTCAGTTTTGACTTTATAGACCCCTAGAGCACATCCCCCATTTTCAGATCTCTTTAGCAAGCCAAAGCATTCCCATGTCCTTAAGCCCCACCCCTGCAAGGAAGCTGTTCCCATCCTCGCATCCTCCTCACCACTCTCCTCTGTTAATCCCACTACATTTTTTGGAGACTGTGCTCAGAATTGCACTGCAGATGTTTAAAGATCAAGACAGGTCTTTCCTTGCCCAGGTCTGTGTCCATCTGGGTTCTCTGTATCTCCTTCTGGGCTACCTGCCTGACCACCATCGCAGAAGTTTTTTCTGATGCTTACACAGAGTTTCAcacatttcagtttgtgcctacTGCCTGCCACTCCTTCCCTgtgcaccactgagaagagtctggctccgCTTCTTTATTCCTCCCATCAAGAAGGTCCCCTGAGCATCTTCCCCTCCATAGCAAACAGCGCCAGCTTGCTCAGCCTCCCCCTGCAAGACATGCTGCAGCCCCTCAATCATCTTGCTCCCttttacatgtttaaaatatcttcatgctccttgttttacttcagttgataattttaatttcctcttaGCTAGCCGCTGCTTGATTTTACTTAGCCCCACTTGCTAAACACTATGGTAGTGGAGAGGACTTGGGTTTGCTACCAGAAGATCTCCTGCAGGTATGATGAATTTGTGTACATGTCACTTTGGCAGAGtagtttgaaataaattttgggCACTGCTTACTAAACTAAGAGTTGTGCCTTGCCTTGTGGGACATTTATCCAAATTTTCTAAAAGCAGTAAAGTGCTAAAAAGGGTTTCTTTCACCATGCCCCACTGTAACACTTCCCAGGTTATACCACTAACTTTGGTAGCTGGTCTTCCAACTTTATGTTATTTTTGCCCTTGCAGCCTCTTGCATCTCAGAAAGCATTTTGTAGCTAATAGCAGCACCATTCACACCAAGCTTGTCCCACTTAGGCAAAGACTTTTGATCCATAATAATTTTAAGTTTCAATTCAGTAGCAAATTTACTTGTCATGCTTCCTTTAATATATAGCTCCACTCTTAAAATGGTGTGCAACCTACTCCGCCACTTCCATGTATGTCAGATCCTGGCGCTACAATGTCATCTTGATTAAATTCCTGTCACCAGGATTTTCTGAGCTGCTGAACAAACCAGTGTCCTCATTAGGAGCAGGTACTCCAGTTTCCCACTCTCATTTTCAGGGTTTCAGCATTAATAGCCCTGGTAAATTTAATTTTGGCTTGATTGCTTTGTGCTGAACTTTGTTTAGGTTGTTCTTGCTCTTCCCAAACTTTCAAGTTTTATCCTGTTCTTCTTTCTAAAGCTTTTATAACTTCATTTTAGGGGACAGGGCACCCTGATCTAGGTATGACTCCACACATGTTGGGTTTTCCCCTATCTATACTCTAAATATCCCTTATCTTTTCTGGTTCAAACACCAGCAGCATGGTGCAGGTTTGGTTTGGAGGAAGATCACTCTTTCTGCTTAAATGCCTGCCTTCCCCCAAATAAACCGAACCCCCTTTCCCTGACATGCCTTAAGCCACATGCTGATACGCAGTATCTCTGCCCATGCAAACGTGAGTATATTCCCCAGTACTCTGCTGTGCAGGGTCTTTGATTCTTGGTATCTCACCAAGTTGTTGAATTTTTAAGTGCCAGGTGTCCTCCTGCACCACTGGCACTCAGGCTAATGAGCTGCCACTCAGCAACCCTTAAAGACAAGCACCTGGAAGAGTTACCTGTGTTTCATACACTCCCTCAATGTCCGGAGCAGAGAGGTCTGCATTGATTTCATTGATGTGCTCTTGGTACATGTCTTCTGGGACAGAGTATTCATACAGGTTGTAAACGATGTTTGAGCGTGGCAGGATCCTGTTCACCTGCCAAGGCAAGGGAGGCGCTTAGCAGGGCATGTCACACCATGTGGCACcactgccaggagctggggtaCTTCTAAAGGCTGCAAGGAGCAGAGGTCtgagccagcccagctcctggtgctCCCTTCTAAGGAAATCAGTGGTTTACACTCATGCATGTAACAAATTCCCACAACCTGCCTTCTGGGCAGGCTGCGTTTAGCAGGGGGACTGGATGAGGTACATCTGTGGAGAGGGAGAGTGAGGCCTTCCAAGGCAGATGCTTGTAGTATCTGCTCGCAGCAGAGGTGAAACACCTTATGTCATCACAGGTGGCTGTCTCCCCTTCCAGAAGGGGCAGGTCCTCACCCGCCTATAGGCTGCTCCCTCCTGTGGCTTTGGGACACGCTGGTTGACGTAGAAGACACGGGGGATGCTCAGCCTGATGCAGTGCAGGTTGCTCCCAATTATCGCCCACAGCCTGAagagcccaggctggctggTCTCAGCAATCTGCAGGACACGGGGGTACAAAGTTAAGAGCTAGCAGGGAGCTCCAATGCCAGTGCTTACATCTAAGCTGTGGAACACTATGTGGATTTATATGGCCACTGGTGGCCACAAAGACAGCAGGCAGCTTGAAGAGTCATTGATCTCAGCGCTGGAGTCCCTGTGTCCTGCTACTATCCCAGGCTAAGGCTGGCCCAGCCAACTCAAGCTGACCCTTGATGTCAGCCAAGTCAGCCATGCCACCTCAGGCTCTTGCCTGCAcaagagctgcctgcagctctgaagGCCCTTCTGGAAGATGAAGTGAGTGACAAGGGGCTGGGATCAGATGGCCATGCGTAATGAGGATTTGTGAAAATGCCTGGATGGCATCACCCTACCTCTGCGTTTGTACGTTGGCTGCTTCCAGATATCACTGGAATCCTAGGTCCATCACAGGCACACTGTGCCCAGTGCTAGACTCCCCAGTACAGGAGGGACATGGGCATGGTGAAGAGTTCAGTGAAGGGTCACAAAGATGaagaagggactggagcatttTTCATAAGAGGAaagcctggagcagaggaagctCAGGTGGGACGAATCTCATCAATCTACATAATCTACATGAACACCTGCAGGGAGGGTGCAGAGAGGACAGAGCCTGGCTCTTGTCATTGGTGCCCAGTGGCAGGACCAGAGGCCATAGGTACAGACTcgaacacaggaggttccctctgcccttgcacaggttgcccagggaagttgtgGAGTCTCATACCTTGGACGtactcaaaagccatctggacactGTCTAgggcaactggctctaggtagccctgcttgagcagggggttcAGCCAGATGGACCCCAGAGCTGCTTCCAACCTCAGCTGGTGTTTTTGTGGTTCTGTGACTACTGCATAGTGCTGTCCACAGGCTGAACCAGAGCTGCCCCACTGACAGATCTACACACATGTCCTAGATTCACCCCAAGAATGACCATGTGGGCTCCATACAGACATGCGTGAGCCTGAGGCTTTGCCGCCCCAGCTGGGCTAACACCAGAGTGGCATTGGGGTCAGCAGTCCTTGAACTTCACTGTTTGGCCACACAGTGTAAACTCAGGGCTTAAGCCCCGAGGGTGTCCTCTGCGGTAGGTCCCCTCCCCAGTACCTGCACGATCTGCCAGGGCAAATCCAGGATGCTGCGTGCCGTCCTACGCAGGTAGCTACTGAGCCCTTTGGAGAGAGCATCGCGGACCACTCCTCCACCTGCTGTCACCCCACTGTCCTCCAGCCGCTGCTTCTtccgccgctcccgccgctgcCGCGCCTGCAGCTCCCACTTCTTCTGGTGGTAACGCAGCCAGACCAGCTGCTCGTCCTGAGCAGGGTGACAGCATGCAGGAGTTGAGCCAGAAACCAACACAGgcttcccagccccacagtACTACGTCATACAACTGAGCCCTCCATCCCCCACTCCCACATCACATTCCTGCCCTAGCTGTGAAGCCACCCCCACCCGCCTTTTCTCCATCAGTGGTTATATTTCTCCATCTCCTGGTCATATTTCTTGTAGCCCTGAGCCATGTGCCTGCAGAAGGTTTCAGGAGACCCACATCTTGTTCCTGGCAGCAGCCAAGTTGCTTGGGTGGGCAAGCACAGCCCCATCTGCACATCTCCTCCCCAGTCTGCTTCACCTACCTTGGTTGTGCCCAGGGGCGGAGGTGGACCCAGGATCTCTCGCCAGGACTGGGACATCTCCAGGTACTGAGACATCTGTTGGCTTTCCTCTGCTTCAGGGACTCGCTTCCGCTTATTTGTGATGGGAACCAGTGGTTGACAGGTCTTGGCAGCCCCAAAGTCCTCTATGTCACCCATCTGTGAGCTGGGTGTCCCCTCCGGGGGCTGGTTGGCAAGGACCTGAGGGAGCAAGGACAAAAGGAGGAGGACATGGGTTGCAGAAGaaccccaccagcacagccagcacattTCTGTTGCCCTCTTTACCTGTCTCTTGCCTTCGGAAGTGAAGagttcattgatttttttctgtttgtacaCATCGTTCTTCTCCAGGAGTTTCTTGTGGAGCCAGTCTGGGTGCCGGACCCGTGGCACTGGATTCTTTACCTGGAGAGCATCTCCAAATCACACTGAGCCCCTTGACCAaagccctcctcctgccccctcaCATCTCTGtacctgctgcagggctgcgggAATAGTAATGATTTTTTGGATGGTGCTGCCCAGTCTCTCAATGTAGTAGTCCCAGTCCAGGATCTGTGaagaaggcagagcagcaggtagCAAAGAAAGCTGAGCAGGCCACTAGACACAGGATCCAGCATCTccctgggacccccacccccagcaccccacttCACAAGCATGAGTAGCCTCTGCCCTGGTTGGGCCCCTGAAGGGATGAGCCCTTGTCCTGGAGCAGGGGCCACCTGCAGGGATGCGCCACTCACTGCACGGATGTTGAAGTCCTGCAGCGAAGGGCTCTTCAGCCATTTTCGGAGGTAGTGTTTGCGCA contains these protein-coding regions:
- the POLE gene encoding DNA polymerase epsilon catalytic subunit A isoform X2 produces the protein MMISYMVDGQGYLITNREIVSEDIEDFEFTPKPEYEGPFCVFNEPDEAHLIQRWFEHVQETKPTIIVTYNGDFFDWPFVESRAAAHGINMYQEIGFQKDSQGEYKASQCIHMDCLRWVKRDSYLPVGSHNLKAAAKAKLGYDPVELDPEEMCRMAMEEPQTLATYSVSDAVATYYMYMKYVHPFIFALCTIIPMEPDEVLRKGSGTLCEALLMVQAYHANIIFPNKQEQEFNKLTEDGHVLDSETYVGGHVEALESGVFRSDIPCRFKMNPAAFDFLVRRVEKTLRHAIEEEERLPLDQVTNFQEVCDEIKVKLNSLKDVPNRIECPLIYHLDVGAMYPNIILTNRLQPSAVVDEATCAACDFNKPGANCQRRMTWQWRGEFMPASRSEYHRIQQQLESEKFPPLSPEGAPRAFHELSREEQAKYEKKRLADYCRKAYKKIHVTKVEERVTTICQRENSFYVDTVRAFRDRRYEFKGLHKVWKKKLSAAVETGDASEVKRCKNMEVLYDSLQLAHKCILNSFYGYVMRKGARWYSMEMAGIVCFTGANIITQARELIEQIGRPLELDTDGIWCVLPNSFPENFVIKSTNAKKPKVTISYPGAMLNILVKEGFTNDQYQELQDPASLTYVTRSENSIFFEVDGPYLAMILPASKEEGKKLKKRYAVFNEDGSLAELKGFEVKRRGELQLVKIFQSSVFEAFLKGSTLEEVYASVAKVADYWLDVLYSKAANMPDSELFELISENRSMSRKLEDYGEQKSTSISTAKRLAEFLGDQMVKDAGLSCRFIISKRPEGSPVTERAIPLAIFQAEPSVRKHYLRKWLKSPSLQDFNIRAILDWDYYIERLGSTIQKIITIPAALQQVKNPVPRVRHPDWLHKKLLEKNDVYKQKKINELFTSEGKRQVLANQPPEGTPSSQMGDIEDFGAAKTCQPLVPITNKRKRVPEAEESQQMSQYLEMSQSWREILGPPPPLGTTKDEQLVWLRYHQKKWELQARQRRERRKKQRLEDSGVTAGGGVVRDALSKGLSSYLRRTARSILDLPWQIVQIAETSQPGLFRLWAIIGSNLHCIRLSIPRVFYVNQRVPKPQEGAAYRRVNRILPRSNIVYNLYEYSVPEDMYQEHINEINADLSAPDIEGVYETQVPLLLRALIHLGCVCTVSRQLVGHLAGRETETFDIEHLEMRSLAQFTYLEPGSIRHIYLYHSFQGSKALLGLFIPSQRKAAVFVMDKVRSNQMPNLTTLFSAERSALLEKVGEDLLPPDKHTFEVRAETDPKAIYRAIQRLLLGYKDEHRGPTLVAVQSNWDLKRLASGIPIIKEFPLVPIRLVDDINYSVLDWQRHAARRMIRHYLNLDTCLSQAFEMSRYYHIPVGNLPDDISTFGSDLFFSRHLRRHNHLLWLSPTARPDLGGKEADDNRLVMEFDERASVEINNPGCYSTVCLELDIQSLAVNTVLQSHHINDMEGGSSMSISFDVIQQASLEDMVTGNQAANIPASYDETALCSNTFRILKSMVVSWVKEITQYHNIYADNQVIHFYRWLRSPSSLLYDPALHRTLHNMMKKLFLQLVAEFKRLGSSVVYANFNRIILCTKKRRIEDAISYMEYIINSIHSKEIFHSLTISFSRCWEFLLWMDPANYGGIKGKVNPCIHYGEKDTSKRQASEEEDSEEEVAVEEEEEEEGEPNVEEQLENSWNIAQFLPQAASCQSYFLMIVSAYTVAVYHSMKEELRRNAPGSTPIKRRSTSQVSQEALGEMGAMPGMIAFSQDYVANELTQSFFTITQKIQKKMAGSRNTSKPSDLFPVLPGSYLPLNNPALEFIKYVCKVLSLDANITNQVNKLRRDLLRLIEVGEFSEEAQFRDPCRSYVLPEVICRNCNFCRDLDLCKDPAVSQDRLVLPGWVCPNCQAQYDFDAIETALVEALQKKLMAFVLQDLVCKKCHGVKETHMPVHCSCAGDFALTISSQTFMDHVNVFQNIARHYNMAYLLETIEWLLCNNAQLQ